A single region of the Sorghum bicolor cultivar BTx623 chromosome 9, Sorghum_bicolor_NCBIv3, whole genome shotgun sequence genome encodes:
- the LOC8076847 gene encoding pre-mRNA-splicing factor ATP-dependent RNA helicase DEAH1 gives MTMESGERQLKTWVSDRLMALLGYSQGIVVQLVVRLAQDCASAGELAARLVDLGGFPSSPDTVAFAEDVYGRIPRKQGTAAGAGAVGSEYQRQMQEAAALAKKQSEFKLLADDDGEAAGVAASSCKSRKRFRKKGVPVPQQDDEEAAALSDSGRDQRRRRRRCPESDEDADDLGDEEEEMRRDQAEKAQLERNIRERDEANTRKLMDRKPSRHEQEEQARRSEAMDRGDTSELRRHSRYEYLKKRKEEKMGELQRVIDDNEFLFDGVRLTDAEERELQHKKEIYNLIVQDRRADQDEGAADYYRMPDAYDDAANVDQSSRFSVARRRHDDDDREARGAKGKAFSEQESWEEQQIRKSCLQFGSKDRSGASDEYELVFDDAVEFVKSAAAMAGTELDEETDELADEIDAKVTLQRELQDERKTLPVYKFKDELLKAIAEHQIIVVVGETGSGKTTQIPQYLHEAGYTANGLKIACTQPRRVAAMSVAARVAQEMGVKLGHEVGYSIRFEDCTSEKTVVKYMTDGTLLREFLGEPDLASYGVVIVDEAHERTLTTDILLGLVKDVARFRPDLKLLISSATLNAEKFSDYFDMAPVFKIPGRRYKVDIHYTVAPEADYVDAAVATVLQLHVTQPPGDILVFLTGQEEIETVEEILRRRTRGLGSKIAELVICPIYANLPTELQAKIFEPAPPGARKVVLATNIAETSLTIDGISYVVDPGFCKVKLYRPRTGTESLLVHPISKASADQRAGRSGRTGPGKCFRLFTEYSYNKDMEDETVAEIRRSNLANVVLSLKALGINDLVSFDFMDPPASEALLKALEDLFALGALNSRGELTKTGRRMAELPLDPMMAKAIVASERYGCSEEVVTIAAMLSAGNAVFYRPRDKALVADAARQRFNAGGVGDHIALLNVYTEWEESGHSAQWCLDHFVQPRTMRRARDVREQLEALLERVEIERRSSAGDLDAVRKAITAGFFRNTAQLRRQDGSYRTVKSWRTVFLHPSSGMARVEPAPRWVLYHELVETTKEYMRQVTELKPEWLLEIAPHYYQDKNLETPEPKKKAKAHLQSATA, from the coding sequence ATGACCATGGAGAGCGGCGAGAGGCAGCTCAAGACGTGGGTCTCGGACCGGCTCATGGCGCTGCTCGGCTATTCCCAGGGCATCGTAGTGCAGCTCGTGGTCCGGCTCGCGCAGGACTGCGCCTCCGCGGGCGAACTCGCGGCACGGCTCGTCGATCTTGGCGGTTTCCCCTCCTCCCCAGACACTGTCGCCTTCGCGGAGGACGTCTACGGCAGGATTCCTCGCAAACAGGGcacggccgccggcgccggcgccgtggGCAGCGAGTACCAGAGGCAGATGCAGGAAGCGGCGGCGTTGGCGAAGAAGCAGAGCGAGTTCAAGTTActcgccgacgacgacggcgaggcgGCTGGCGTCGCCGCGTCGTCCTGTAAAAGCAGGAAGCGTTTCAGGAAGAAGGGGGTGCCCGTGCCCCAACAGGATGACGAAGAAGCGGCCGCACTCTCCGATTCTGGACGggaccagcggcggcggcggcggcggtgcccgGAATCGGACGAGGACGCCGACGATCTCGGTGATGAGGAGGAAGAGATGAGGCGCGATCAGGCTGAGAAGGCGCAGCTCGAACGGAATATCCGGGAACGCGATGAGGCCAACACGAGGAAACTGATGGATCGGAAGCCGTCCAGGCACGAGCAGGAGGAGCAAGCTCGACGATCCGAGGCGATGGACAGGGGCGACACCTCGGAGCTCAGGCGTCACTCTCGTTACGAGTACCTGAAGAAGCGGAAGGAGGAGAAGATGGGGGAGCTGCAGCGCGTGATCGACGACAACGAGTTCCTCTTCGACGGCGTAAGGCTGACGGACGCCGAGGAGAGGGAGTTACAGCACAAGAAGGAAATCTACAACCTTATTGTCCAGGACCGCCGCGCCGATCAAGACGAAGGCGCAGCGGACTACTACCGCATGCCTGACGCCTACGACGACGCCGCGAACGTGGACCAGTCGAGTAGGTTCTCCGTGGCGAGACGGCGGCACGACGACGATGACCGCGAAGCCAGAGGCGCCAAGGGGAAGGCTTTCTCGGAGCAGGAGTCCTGGGAAGAACAGCAGATCCGGAAGTCTTGTCTGCAGTTTGGATCCAAGGATCGCAGCGGCGCCAGCGATGAATACGAGCTCGTGTTCGACGATGCCGTCGAGTTCGTCAAGTCGGCAGCGGCGATGGCGGGCACGGAGCTGGACGAAGAGACGGACGAACTGGCCGACGAAATCGATGCCAAGGTCACGCTGCAAAGGGAGCTCCAAGACGAGAGGAAGACTCTCCCCGTGTACAAGTTCAAGGACGAGCTGCTCAAGGCCATCGCCGAGCACCAGATCATCGTCGTGGTCGGAGAGACGGGCTCCGGCAAGACGACGCAGATACCGCAGTATCTTCACGAGGCAGGGTACACGGCCAATGGCCTGAAGATCGCGTGCACGCAGCCACGCCGCGTGGCCGCCATGAGCGTGGCGGCGAGGGTCGCGCAGGAGATGGGCGTCAAGCTCGGCCACGAGGTGGGGTACTCCATCCGGTTCGAGGACTGCACGTCGGAGAAGACGGTGGTCAAGTACATGACCGACGGGACGCTCCTGCGTGAGTTCCTCGGCGAGCCGGACCTGGCCAGCTACGGCGTGGTGATCGTGGACGAGGCGCACGAGCGCACGCTCACCACCGACATCCTGCTCGGCCTCGTCAAGGACGTCGCGCGGTTTCGCCCGGACCTCAAGCTGCTAATCTCCAGCGCGACGCTCAACGCGGAGAAGTTCAGCGACTACTTCGACATGGCACCCGTGTTCAAGATCCCCGGGAGGAGGTACAAGGTGGACATCCACTACACGGTGGCGCCGGAAGCCGACTACGTCGACGCGGCCGTGGCCACGGTGCTGCAGCTGCACGTGACGCAGCCCCCCGGCGACATCCTGGTGTTCCTCACGGGGCAGGAGGAGATCGAGACGGTGGAGGAGATCCTCCGGCGCCGGACGAGGGGACTGGGATCCAAGATCGCGGAGCTGGTGATCTGCCCCATCTACGCGAACCTGCCCACCGAGCTCCAGGCCAAGATCTTCGAGCCAGCGCCGCCGGGAGCTCGGAAGGTGGTGCTCGCCACCAACATCGCCGAGACGTCGCTGACAATCGACGGCATCAGCTACGTGGTCGACCCGGGATTCTGCAAGGTGAAGCTGTACAGGCCGCGCACGGGGACGGAGTCGCTGCTCGTCCACCCAATCTCCAAGGCGTCGGCCGACCAGCGGGCCGGCCGGTCGGGGCGCACTGGCCCGGGCAAGTGCTTCCGCCTCTTCACGGAGTACAGCTACAACAAGGACATGGAGGACGAGACGGTTGCAGAGATCCGGCGGAGCAACCTGGCAAACGTGGTGCTCTCGCTCAAGGCGCTGGGGATCAACGACCTGGTAAGCTTCGACTTCATGGACCCGCCGGCGTCGGAGGCGCTGCTCAAGGCGCTCGAGGATCTCTTCGCGCTCGGCGCGCTCAACAGCCGCGGCGAGCTGACCAAGACCGGGCGGCGGATGGCGGAGCTCCCGCTGGACCCCATGATGGCCAAGGCGATCGTGGCGTCGGAGCGGTACGGGTGCTCCGAGGAGGTGGTCACCATCGCGGCCATGCTGTCGGCCGGGAACGCCGTCTTCTACCGGCCGAGGGACAAGGCGCTGGTCGCCGACGCGGCGCGGCAGCGGTTCAACGCGGGCGGCGTCGGCGACCACATCGCGCTGCTCAACGTGTACACCGAGTGGGAGGAGTCCGGGCACTCGGCGCAGTGGTGCCTCGATCACTTCGTGCAGCCACGCACCATGCGGCGCGCGCGGGACGTCCGGGAGCAGCTGGAGGCGCTGCTGGAGCGGGTGGAGATCGAGCGCCGGTCAAGCGCCGGCGACCTCGACGCGGTGAGGAAGGCCATCACGGCGGGGTTTTTCCGCAACACCGCGCAGCTGCGGCGGCAGGACGGGTCGTACCGGACCGTCAAGAGCTGGCGGACGGTGTTCCTGCACCCGAGCTCCGGGATGGCGCGGGTGGAACCTGCCCCGCGTTGGGTGCTGTACCACGAGCTGGTGGAGACGACCAAGGAGTACATGAGGCAGGTGACGGAGCTTAAGCCGGAGTGGCTGCTGGAGATCGCGCCGCACTACTACCAGGACAAAAACCTCGAAACGCCTGAGCCGAAGAAGAAGGCCAAAGCCCATTTGCAGAGTGCAACGGCCTAG
- the LOC8085079 gene encoding snakin-2, whose translation MAKASTSRLLFSLSLVVLLLLVETTAPHGQADAIDCGASCSYRCSNSGRPKMCLRACGTCCQRCGCVPPGTSGNEDVVVCPCYANMTTHDGKHKCP comes from the exons ATGGCTAAGGCCAGCACCAGCAGGCTGCTCTTCTCCCTCTCGCTCGtcgtcctcctgctcctcgtggAG ACCACTGCTCCCCATGGACAGGCTGACGCCATCG ACTGCGGCGCGAGCTGCTCGTACCGGTGCAGCAATTCGGGGCGGCCCAAGATGTGCCTGAGGGCGTGCGGCACCTGCTGCCAGCGCTGCGGCTGCGTCCCGCCGGGCACCTCCGGCAACGAGGACGTCGTCGTCTGCCCCTGCTACGCCAACATGACAACCCACGACGGCAAGCACAAGTGCCCGTGA
- the LOC8085080 gene encoding phospholipase A1-Igamma1, chloroplastic translates to MAPLSCRDLPAARLPTLPRRATTTHTQLPFLCGPAPRRWRSSLTTADKLRLPLAATKDDAAVASLVGRLEHDVANAQYHRDDVLLEEEDEEEEEEEEEEEDNDAAARRRGAGKKHHQLEHEELRRRWREIHGCDDWAGLLDPMDPLLRSELIRYGELAQACYDAFDYDPSSRYCGSCKYPRRELFSRLGMPDAARGYAVSRYLFATSNIRFPNFFPQSRAGARIWSQSANWIGYVAVSTDAETALLGRRDIAIAWRGTVTRLEWVSDLMDFLRPVAEEGIPCDDPEVKVLAGFVDLYTDRDPGCRFCKYSARQQVLAEVRRLVARYAAAGEDVSITVTGHSLGSALAMLSAYDIAETGANVGVGVGGVGTAAPVCVYSFGGPRVGNAAFKRRFETELGVKALRVVNVHDNVTRMPGILLNEGAPEVVRRVAEGMLRLPWCYTHVGVELRLDHKRSPFLKDTLDPACYHDLEAHLHLIDGYHGRGERFVLASGRDPALVNKACDFLKDHHGVPPCWRQDHNKGMVRGPDGRWVQPDRHGCHLDDHDHDHDYDHDHGHNKQHHHRRYGQDDMHSHKPKHMHEP, encoded by the exons ATGGCGCCCCTCTCCTGCCGCGACCTTCCGGCCGCTCGGCTCCCAACTCTCCCCCGCCGTGCCACCACCACCCACACACAGCTCCCCTTCCTATGCGGCCCAGCCCCTCGCCGATGGCGATCATCACTCACCACCGCAGACAAACTGCGGCTCCCCTTGGCGGCCACGAAGGACGACGCGGCGGTCGCCTCCCTCGTGGGCCGGCTGGAACACGACGTCGCGAACGCCCAGTACCACCGCGACGACGTTCTGctcgaagaagaagacgaagaggaggaggaggaggaggaggaagaagaagacaatGACGCCGCCGCTCGGCGCCGCGGCGCGGGGAAGAAGCACCACCAGCTGGAACACGAGGAGCTGCGCAGGCGGTGGCGCGAGATCCACGGGTGCGACGACTGGGCGGGTCTCCTGGACCCCATGGACCCGCTGCTGCGGTCGGAGCTGATCCGGTACGGCGAGCTGGCGCAGGCCTGCTACGACGCCTTCGACTACGACCCCTCCTCCCGGTACTGCGGCAGCTGCAAGTACCCTCGGCGCGAGCTCTTCTCGCGGCTGGGCATGCCGGACGCGGCGCGCGGGTACGCCGTGTCCCGGTACCTGTTCGCGACGTCCAACATCCGGTTCCCCAACTTCTTCCCGCAGTCCCGCGCGGGCGCCCGGATCTGGAGCCAGAGCGCCAACTGGATCGGGTACGTGGCCGTGTCCACGGACGCCGAGACCGCGCTGCTGGGGCGGCGCGACATCGCCATCGCGTGGCGCGGCACCGTGACGCGCCTCGAGTGGGTGTCGGACCTCATGGACTTCCTCCGCCCCGTCGCCGAGGAAGGCATCCCGTGCGACGACCCGGAGGTGAAGGTGCTGGCCGGGTTCGTGGACCTGTACACGGACAGGGACCCCGGGTGCCGGTTCTGCAAGTACTCGGCGCGCCAGCAGGTGCTGGCGGAGGTCCGCCGCCTCGTGGCGCGGTACGCCGCGGCGGGCGAGGACGTGAGCATCACGGTCACCGGGCACAGCCTCGGCAGCGCGCTGGCCATGCTCAGCGCCTACGACATCGCGGAGACCGGCGCGAACGTCGGCGTGGGCGTGGGCGGCGTGGGCACCGCCGCGCCGGTGTGCGTGTACTCGTTTGGGGGTCCGCGGGTGGGCAACGCGGCGTTCAAGCGGCGGTTCGAGACGGAGCTCGGGGTGAAGGCGCTGCGGGTGGTGAACGTGCACGACAACGTGACGCGGATGCCGGGGATCCTGCTGAACGAGGGGGCGCCGGAGGTGGTGCGGCGCGTGGCGGAAGGGATGCTGCGGCTGCCATGGTGCTACACCCACGTCGGCGTGGAGCTGCGGCTGGACCACAAGCGGTCGCCGTTCCTCAAGGACACGCTGGACCCGGCGTGCTACCACGACCTGGAGGCGCACCTGCACCTCATCGACGG GTACCACGGGCGCGGTGAGCGGTTCGTGCTGGCGAGCGGGCGCGACCCGGCGCTGGTGAACAAGGCGTGCGACTTCCTCAAGGACCACCACGGCGTGCCCCCCTGCTGGCGCCAGGACCACAACAAGGGCATGGTCCGCGGCCCCGACGGCCGATGGGTCCAGCCCGACCGCCACGGCTGCCACCTcgacgaccacgaccacgaccacgactaCGACCACGACCACGGTCACAACAAGCAGCACCACCACCGTCGTTACGGCCAGGACGACATGCATTCTCATAAGCCAAAGCACATGCATGAACCTTAG